A genome region from Prionailurus viverrinus isolate Anna chromosome A3, UM_Priviv_1.0, whole genome shotgun sequence includes the following:
- the GKN2 gene encoding gastrokine-2 isoform X2 — MIKNGQSHNKEKIIKKKVVCLVLAIFGTQSHGYEVYNIISPNNNGGNLQETVTVDNENNFAIINIHAGSCSSTTVFDYKHRYIASRVLSRRACYILDMKHKAIPALEQLKRYIYERKALKNMYSDKYIWVKYSPLQSLITHVDWFLFGSPIKQLCSHVPLYKGEVVEKTHDIRAEACAKTGFLGILGISICAGTDA, encoded by the exons GTGGTATGCCTGGTGCTGGCCATCTTTGGGACACAATCTCATGGATACGAG GTTTATAACATCATCAGCCCAAACAATAATGGCGGCAATCTTCAGGAGACAGTGACAGTTGACAATGAAAACAATTTCGCCATCATTAACATCCATGCAGGATCATGCTCCTCTACCACGGTTTTTGACTATAAACAT cGCTACATCGCATCCAGGGTGCTCTCCCGAAGAGCCTGCTACATCCTGGACATGAAACATAAAGCCATCCCTGCTCTGGAGCAACTAAAACGATACATCTATGAGAGGAAG GCTCTGAAAAACATGTACTCGGACAAATACATCTGGGTCAAGTACAGCCCACTGCAGTCTCTGATCACTCACGTAGACTGGTTCCTGTTCGGCTCCCCCATCAAGCAGCTCTGCAGTCATGTCCCCCTGTATAAGGGAGAAGTGGTGGAGAAGACAC ATGACATCCGTGCGGAAGCGTGCGCAAAGACCGGATTCCTGGGTATCCTTGGAATCTCCATCTGCGCGGGCACTGACGCTTAG